The genomic window TAGCCTCAGTTGAAGGGTTAGAATGTCAAATGGCCTGCAAGGTGGGCCCCGCACATTACGTCAAATCATGAGCTTATTTGGCTGTTTTGCTTTATAGCACGAAACAACTATGGGGGTACATGGTGGAGGCATTCATCCAACTATGCGGCAACTTGGTTGCAACCTTTAGTtccacctaaaaaaaaaaaacttggttGCAACTTCTTATCCCAGCCGTACACGCGCCAATTTCCACTCTTTCTGACAATCTGAGGCACAGAAATATACGAAAAAGTTAAATACCACAAAACTACCAAACGGCCCGTCTTTTTCCTTTCAGTTTCTGAAACTGTTCTCGTTTTCTTCACGTCACCAAATAATCAATTCGCACCATTCGAAAGTTTCACTTTCTAGAGAAATTGCGAAGGCCTATGTTACTCAATACTTCTTCAAGTAAGAAATCATTGCTTATTTGCAGGGAAGTAGGCAAAGGTAGTATGGGCCGGGGGGTGCAAAGAGTGAAATGGAGAAACAGAAAGGTATGGGGAGTCCATCATCTTACCTTTAGCCTGTTACGTTGGGTGCAGAGAGGGAGTTTAAAGAGTCGAACTTTTTTGTTCTGTGATCACTATATATACATGTTTCCTTAAGACTAAAATCACAGCAAGAGATACAGCTACAGTATCTATCAACCAGAAGCAATGGCTTGGAAGAAGGAGAACAGTTTGGTCATTGTGGTGTGCCTATGGGCAATGGTATTTGGCCTGGCTAATGGTGAGGCAGTAGATCAGTGTGGTGATGTCAGGGGCCTCTCGAATGGGTCTTACAACTACACTGATGCTCTGGCGAAGGCCATTTTGTTCTTCGAAGGGCAGCGCTCTGGAAAGCTGCCGGCTGACCAGCGAGTCGAGTGGAGAGGGGACTCAGCTCTGACAGATGGCCAGATAGACAATGTAATCCTAGTAGCATATTATGTATATTTTAGCAAACAATCCGACATTAATTAGATCATGTTGCATTGAGTTTCTATCTCTTTCTCTTGTTTTGCGTTTTGGTGCACTGCGACTTCTAGTTCTTAGATGCATGATCGCACCCAGGACCAACAGAATAGAACATAAGAAAAGTGTTAACCATTTGGTCAACTTAATAATTATATGCTCGAAAATGATTTGAATTAACATGAAACACGTAAATGAGTTTAGGGAATACTTTTTTttgacaaagaaaaaaaaatcttcaacaGTTATTTTTCTCTTCAGGTTGATCTGACTGGTGGTTACTATGATGCTGGAGACAACATCAAGTTTGGATGGCCAATGTCCTTCAGCGTCGCACTGTTGAGCTGGGCAGCAACCGAGTACGAGGCACAGATTGCCGCTGCTGGCCAGCTCGACTACCTGCACTCAGCTATTAGATGGGGGGCGGACTTCATATTGAAAGCTCACACTTCGCCAACCACACTCTATACTCAGGTCAATATTTTTGCTTGTGTGACATCTAAATTAACCTATCGATGCATCCATTGCAACCATATGAGATGCGTCCTTTGGCAATTGGCAGGTAGGTGATGGATCAGACCACTCCTGCTGGGAGCGCCCAGAGGACATGGACACACCCCGGAATCTATTCGAGATCACTGCTGCTACACCAGGCACAGAGGTGGCTGCAGATGCTGCCGCTGCCCTTGCCTCTGCTTACATGGTGTTCGAGAGTGTCGACTCCGACTATGCAGCGAAGCTGTTAGAGGAAGCAAAAGCAGTAAGTGAAGCAAATATCAATAGCTACACTCTCTTCCTTGATCCATTTGGTCTGGATCTAACTTGATTGTTTCTTTGGGAACAAGATTTCCCTCTCTGTGTTATGCTTATTATTGATGTTTTGATGATCAGCTTTTCGAATTTGCCGATAAGTATAGAGGATCATACCAAGCTTCTTGTCCATTCTACTGCTCCTTCTCTGGCTATGAGGCAAGATTTCTGCTCTCATGAATCAGCTCTAAATCTCTCCAAACGACTTATCTTGCACATCATAATCATCTAAATAATAATCCTATCTTTTCTATAGGATGAGCTTCTATGGGGTGCTActtggctcttcaaagcaaCTAAAGACGTCCAATATCTGACATTCGTATCGAATAATCAGAACTGGAGTGATGTTGTTCCAGAATTCAGCTGGGACAACAAATTCGTTGGAGCACAGGCATTGCTTGCAAAGGTATATATATCCTTTCCTTGATACATACTCTCCGTTGCAAACGACACAAACCACCATATAACACCCTCGATGTGATTCTTCTTTCAGGAATATTTGGCAGGGAAGAATGATCTAGCTATATACAAGACCCATGCTGATGGATTTGTATGCTCGTTGATGCCGGGAAGTGGCACCGTCAAGATCCAAACAACACCGGGTACTGCATCCTTCTTTCTTGAGCAAGAACAGAATTTAAACTCCACCTATGCTTTCTCTTCGTAGGCTAACGTATTATCAACTTATTGTCATGCACGTCCAGGAGGACTTTTGTTCACGCGCGACACTGTCAACTTGCAATACGTGACCAGTGCTGCCATGGTGCTCTTTTACTACTCCAATCGTTTAGAGTCTGCTGGAATTGGTGGAGTCCAGTGCAGCTCCGCTAATTATTCTACTGCTCAAATCAGAGCATTTGCGAAATCGCAGGCAAACAAATACAGCTTCGGTTAAATAAATGCACAACCTGGTTATTGAATCAGTTCCTGCTCGCAGAAATTTTTAATGCGATTCTTCTTTCAGGTGGATTACATACTAGGAGACAACCCACTGGGCTACTCATACATGGTGGGGTACGGCACCAAATACCCCCAGCGTATACACCACCGAGGTGCATCCGTAGCATCCATCAAAGTTCATCCAGAAAAGGTGGGATGCGGGGAAGGCTTTGCAGATTATTTCAACACCGATAAACCCAACGCCAACATTCACATTGGAGCGATTGTGGGTGGCCCCAATGCCGATGACGAGTTTGGTGATGTTAGATCGGAATCTATACACTCAGAGCCCACCACCTACATGAATGCGGCCTTCGTCGGTGCCTCGGCCCCTCTGCTCGACGAACAATGCCGCTTGCAGCTGCCGCTGGATGAGGGAACACCCATGGCATCAACTTCCAAGTTCAACAGATGATTACGATAGTTCATGGTGCAATGAGATATTAGTAAAAGCACAGATAGTGTTACAAATAAACCCCTTCAACTATTCTTGTAACTCAGAAAGCGGTCTGGTTTTATTTTCCAGGGCCCCTTGTCCTAAATTATCGTTTTATGGCTTTTggcttcaatttttcttttgaaaaaaataaagatctaGTTATGATTGCGAATAAACATTTGTGTCTTCGTTCATACATCATTTACTCAAACTCATTCAATTGAAAGAGttaatctaattaaaaaaaaaaatgctttccTCAGCTCAGACCCGTGTCGCCACCTCTACCCGGACCAAAATGATTATCTTTGCCCAACAAGTCTACATTCATCTCCGAATGCCATCGGGTACCCTTTACTTCTCCACCATTATTATAACTATCATTTATAATCTACGCAGGGTGTTTGTACCTCTTGGAAAggataagaaaaaaagaattttttgaagCAACTACTATGATTCCAGACCTAGGAGTTCTTTTTCCTATATGAGCATTGTGTACATGTAAGAATTGTTATGGTTAATATGTTGTCAAATTAaattctatttaatttttatcaTAGTTATTTTTGTTAATTAGAGTCAAAGTATGATTAGAATGAGCGGCTAAGATTGTAAAATTTGGAAAGTAAGCTGtttttgggaacatgaaaagaTTTTGGAGATGTATGAATTTGCTggtgaaaaaaaatagaaaaaaaatacagaaaaaaaaatagatgaatGGTGGCTCTCCCTCTTTCCCAGTTTTTTTCCATGGTGGATGCTGAATATTCAGATATATGGTCAAAATGCAATTGAATTTGATCATAATGCTCAGATTCTCCGTATGAGCATTCGGTACAGTTGGAATAATTGATCATAGTGACTCATGAGTTATTCCTGttggatcccgtttaattaaaccctaatctcgtttaattagaacccacatCTTGACAATTGTCACTTGTAAATCCTGATAATCACGAGAGCATTGAGGTAATTGCACGGCCGGAAAAGGTTGCCTTGATGGAGGGTGACTCTTCACGGGTGTAACTAACCACGGCGTTTGGtccctggagagggctataaatagcctgttaGACCACTTCTCTAATACATGCATTAAgagctctctctccagaagatCTCTCGCTAATCTCTATCCAAATCAGAGCAATCTTGATTGATCGAAGCTGCGCACGTATCTCAGAGTTCAATTCAAGATGGATATAGCGACTCAAGGTATgatttatgattcattaaagttaatcattccatcaatggtatcagagtgggTAGATTGGATTCCAAAATAAATCATACCCGTTTGATCTGTTTGTTGAGAAAATTGGAGACCCCGATGTTATTTAAACATATGAAAGATTTTTCTctggccgatgtgggactaaactcctATCTCGAAATCAGAACTTTTGCCCATATTACTTAAAGCAAGGAATTATGTTTGTCTGggcgatatgggactaaaccccttcaacctttccACCCCTTCCACCCATGTTCAAGAAcagaagaagggagagaaggCAGCCATGGCCGCCGCCTCCCCGGCTGCCGTTGCGACCCACCCCCGGCGAGCCTACAGCGGTTGCGAACCGCCGTGGCCAACATGGCCGAGGCGGgtggaaaggaaaaaggaagaagggcGGCGGCGCTCAGGCTTCCGCCGCCGTACCCTCCTCCCATGGGTGGCCGAAAAGGCCACCGGTGGCGAGCGAACCGGCTAGCGGCCGCGCCACCGTGCAAAGGGGAAGTGTTCTTCTCGTCggcataattaaaaaaaaagggaaaggggGACTTGGCCGTCATGGCCTGCGGCCCGCCGCTAAGCGGCCATGGCTGCTGCTACGGCGCCAGCCGCGCCTCCCACGGCACCCGCAGCAAGGCCTGCGGCCGACGCCCCTGTGGCCCGCGACCGCGGGCTGCGCCGCACCCTGCGACCGAACTCCGCGGTCGACCGGCCTCCAGCCCCACCCTGCGGCCGTCCCCGCGGCCTGTGGCCGTGTTACCAGCCTCCGTGCGGCCGGCGGCAGTGGTTGCACCACCGAAAGGATGGGAGGAGATCACTGATTTTGgctgcctcctcctcttctttcgatCAGCCTcgtttggggaagatgaagTAAGTGGATCGGATTTCGGGTTTTGGGTTCCaacccgaaatccgaatccatttaaatatagatatatatataataataataaaaagggtGAAGAGATTAACAGGTTTCGGGTTATTGGGTCTCGGCCcacaacccgaaacccgaatccTTTTGACTAAACTGTGTATTTTGCTGTTAAACCCCTGACAATATGTTATTCTGAAAAAGGAGCTTTTGAAATTCATATATGGTCCCCAGCCGAAAGTTGAATTATCAAAAGGgtcctaaaatatttttatgtggTCCCTTTGCTAAAGTTTCATTACAGAACAGTACTTTGACAATTATGTATTACTCCATGTAAtaaatttattgcataaatgatcaatttatatgctttcttatgatgatacatgattgtttatattattcatattttcatgAGTCAAGGGtgatgtatgcatgagatgagccaAAGCATCTTATATAAGAAAAGACAtaaaaaatgattaaattttgcatatttgtGGTGACGAGCCAAAGTATCCCATAAATTTTAGAAtgctttaatttaatttaataaataaaaagtcTTTTATCACCATCTCATGAAATTGAATAGTTGCATCATATAAAATGAACCGGCCCCAAAGGAAAGTCATTATACATGGTTAATGATGGGATGAAATAATGTTATtagtatgatatttatgatgaaatcttgttgcccaaaggccttgaattctttattaatattgaacaatatctagaaaaattttatccattgaataacggtgtctaagaaaaacttgtcaaaaaggcatacgtgcctaagaaaggctggtacttaagtgagcctagtgctccaccaccgatctggagctgatctggctgttattctttggatttttctaaCTAGATATATAAAGTTCATTAAATGTCACACTTAATGCATTAGTTTTATCATAAAGGGGTAAATCAtataaagttaattttgatttattCACTAAATTGCTAATATAGGTTAGTGATTTAGATAAGGTTTTAGTGTAATTATAGCATGCATATTGATAGTAAGCATATGTTTTGCAGCTCTGTTTCCGACAGTTTTTTCACAATCCACATCATGCATTCCAATACTTAATGGTTCAAATTTCTCGAAATGGAAAAAAAGACTGACATTTACTTTAGGATGCATGGATATTGATCTGGCACTTCGTGAGGACATGCTACCTGTCCCCATGGAGGAAACTACGCTAGAGGAGAAAAAGTTGCATGAGAGGTGGGAGCGGTCAAACCGCTTAAGTCTTTTACTCATACAAAATCATATCTCCAGAAAGATAAGGGGCTCAATTCCTGATTGCAAAACTGCAAAAGAATTCTTAACAACAGTAGAAGAGCAATTTATGAGTTCAAAGAAAGCCCTAGCCAGCATCTTAATATCAAGGTTTGCTTCCTTAAAGTATTATGATAATGGTGGCATACGCGAGCACATTATGGAGTTACGTGACATCGCTGCCCAATTAAAATCATTGGAAGTAGACATGTCAGAGACTTTTCTTGTACACTTTGTTCTTAATTCTCTGCCTATAGAGTATGCACCATTTAAGATCTCATACAACACACATACAGAAAAATGGACTATAAATCAACTTCTAGCCATGTGTGTTGATGAGGAGCAGAGAATAAAACAAGAGAGGCAAGAGAGTGTTTATCTCACCTATTATAGGGGAAAAGGACATAAAGAGATTGGCTGTACCAGTCATCATATTCctgtcaagaagaagaaaaatgaaagtgTCAGCTAAAATGATTGATAAAAAGCAAATAAAGTGCTTCTTCTATAGAAAACAGAAACATTTGAAAAAGGACTGTACCAAGTACAAGAAATAGCTCGAAAAGAAAGGTACTTTTTTTTCTTAGTGTGTtatgaatcaaattttattgatgTACCTCATAACATATGGTGGATTGACTCCGGTGCTACTATCCATATATGTAAAACTTTGCAGGGATTGTTGAACAAAAGAATTCCAACGGAAAGTGAACAAAGCATCATAATGGGAAATAAGATGCGTTCACATGTGGAAGCTGTTGGAACGTTCAAATTGACCTTAAAGACTGGCCATATTTTGTATCTAGAAAATACCTTCTATGTACCTGAATTTTCAAGAAACTTGATATCTGTTTCTAAACTTACTTCCTTTTGTCTTAGTGTATATAAATCATTGAAGGAATGGAGCAATACCCAATATCTTCTTTTAGTTGGGTATTGCTCCATTGTTACCATTTCATTTGGACGGTCATTTGTAAACCTTTCCTTGAATAATATTATTGGTGGTAATTGCTTGTTAGAGGATGGTTTATTCAAATTAGACCTTGATACATCCTTTGAGCTATCCCTTttatccttgcaaaataaagaacattatggattaaaacgtaacatgataaataaaaattcctctatgttatggcaccgaagattaggccatatctccataaaaagaatcaagaaattagtaaatgataaaattttACCAACTCTTGACTATGATGATTTTGAAACTTGTTTAGACTGCATCAAGAAAAAATAGACTAACAAATTTAAGAAAGATGCCATAAGAAGCACAAATTTATTGGATCTCATACATACAGATATATGTGGGCCCTTTTCGACCCCATATTTTACTggtcataaatattttatcacctttattgatgattactcacgCTATGGGTATCTCTACTTGTTGTATGATAAGGCTGAGGCAATAAATGCCTTTAAGCTTTTCAAAACAGAGATAGAGTtacaacttaataaaaagattaaagttgTGAGATCAGATAGAGGTAGTGAATACAACAGTAGGTGTACTGAAACTGGACAACATTTAGGTCCATTTGCTCGATTTCTTCAAGAGCAAGGTATAGTTGCACAATACACTATGCCTGGTACTCCTgatcaaaatggagttgtggaaagaagaaACTGAACATTAATAGAGATGGTAAGAAGTATGATTATTCACTCATCTCTTCCAATTTCTTTGTGGGGTGATGCCTTAAAAATCGCTGCGTATATCCTAAACAGGGTTCCTACTAAAGCTGTCCCAAAAACACCCTATGAAGTTTGGACAGGTAGGAAACCTAGTTAagacatatacatatttgggggTGTCAAGCTGAGGCAAGGGTGTACAACCCACAAGAGAAAAAGTTGGACTTTAGAACCATTAGTTGTTATTTTATTGGTTATCCAGAAAAGTCCAAGGGATACAGATTTTACTGTTCTAATTATACTTTGAGGATTGTAGAGACAAGAAATGCtagatttttttgaaaatgaccaaatcagtaGGAGTATAAAAtctcaaaaaattaattttgaggaaAAGCAAACTCCGTATGGTGTTCAAGATTCAAATAAGCAGCCAATGATTCCTCCATCTATCATTGATAATGATTTGGAGTTGGAGGAGGATGAGCTACTATTAATGTTCCACTTGAATCTGTGCCAGTTATCACTGAGAATGTTGCGCCTCCACCTATAGAACCAATGGATC from Phoenix dactylifera cultivar Barhee BC4 unplaced genomic scaffold, palm_55x_up_171113_PBpolish2nd_filt_p 000257F, whole genome shotgun sequence includes these protein-coding regions:
- the LOC103695538 gene encoding endoglucanase 20-like, whose protein sequence is MAKKKGKAIGNGKAALILAATQVPPQPPRLPERVEECHDDDDYIPDGDMIEELDANEEINDEEMNGAVQNHEDTMNEDQMNDELGIDPRQSNGPEPTLKAPVDANGKVIVRCKRGMFLDYEVSHKAVAIMRQFFNGPWLSWREVPTHAKVGMWNKFEEIHTILPGQLHHVHEVWNKHCQRRLTTSLGKVRSQKLLEAKGDLNKARDKPPNWISRENWNKLIDIWISPKWKKKSEANKNNRNTMKNGSISKHCGGSITFVNHDERLKLKLGREPTIVESFNRTHKTKQGMGGYVDKRSEAVMAKYSAEYSKKYGDASTSDAPPRDYDLWFEATGVPTHGHVYGFSPLEDLTGIIGQSSSGSRQSKRYSYSIYQPEAMAWKKENSLVIVVCLWAMVFGLANGEAVDQCGDVRGLSNGSYNYTDALAKAILFFEGQRSGKLPADQRVEWRGDSALTDGQIDNVDLTGGYYDAGDNIKFGWPMSFSVALLSWAATEYEAQIAAAGQLDYLHSAIRWGADFILKAHTSPTTLYTQVGDGSDHSCWERPEDMDTPRNLFEITAATPGTEVAADAAAALASAYMVFESVDSDYAAKLLEEAKALFEFADKYRGSYQASCPFYCSFSGYEDELLWGATWLFKATKDVQYLTFVSNNQNWSDVVPEFSWDNKFVGAQALLAKEYLAGKNDLAIYKTHADGFVCSLMPGSGTVKIQTTPGGLLFTRDTVNLQYVTSAAMVLFYYSNRLESAGIGGVQCSSANYSTAQIRAFAKSQVDYILGDNPLGYSYMVGYGTKYPQRIHHRGASVASIKVHPEKVGCGEGFADYFNTDKPNANIHIGAIVGGPNADDEFGDVRSESIHSEPTTYMNAAFVGASAPLLDEQCRLQLPLDEGTPMASTSKFNR
- the LOC103699455 gene encoding uncharacterized protein LOC103699455; this translates as MDIDLALREDMLPVPMEETTLEEKKLHERWERSNRLSLLLIQNHISRKIRGSIPDCKTAKEFLTTVEEQFMSSKKALASILISRFASLKYYDNGGIREHIMELRDIAAQLKSLEVDMSETFLVHFVLNSLPIEYAPFKISYNTHTEKWTINQLLAMCVDEEQRIKQERQESVYLTYYRGKGHKEIGCTSHHIPVKKKKNESVS